Proteins encoded by one window of Fodinicurvata sp. EGI_FJ10296:
- a CDS encoding IS5 family transposase: MDQGYFWLSDEQFSRLEPLLPRDTRGKPRVDDRRVIGGIIHVLISGCRWKDAPVLYGPRKTLYNRFQRWAAEGVWANMFHALATADGPPAELLIDSSAVRAHRCASGGKGGRSQAIGRSRGGRTTRIHVLTDTACRPIAFLLTGGQVADCRAADRLLDEMTTVDLVHGDKGYDTNAVRRKIEARGAAPNIPSRVNRRWKSCFSPYLYRSRNAVERMLGRLKDFRRIASRYDRLAVNFLVAVQIAAIASYWL; encoded by the coding sequence ATGGATCAAGGCTATTTCTGGCTGAGCGACGAGCAGTTTTCGCGGCTTGAACCGCTGTTGCCACGGGATACCCGAGGCAAGCCGCGAGTCGATGACCGGCGGGTGATCGGCGGGATTATCCATGTGCTGATCTCCGGCTGTCGATGGAAGGATGCACCCGTGCTCTACGGCCCGCGCAAGACCCTCTACAACCGGTTTCAGCGGTGGGCCGCCGAAGGCGTCTGGGCCAACATGTTCCATGCGCTGGCGACAGCCGATGGCCCACCGGCCGAGTTACTGATCGACAGTTCAGCCGTGAGGGCGCACCGCTGCGCCTCCGGCGGAAAAGGGGGGCGGAGTCAGGCAATCGGCCGGTCGCGCGGCGGGCGGACCACCAGGATCCACGTCCTGACCGACACGGCCTGCCGCCCCATCGCCTTTCTGCTGACCGGTGGGCAAGTGGCTGATTGCAGGGCCGCCGACAGGCTGCTGGACGAGATGACGACCGTCGACCTGGTGCACGGGGACAAGGGTTACGACACCAACGCCGTGCGACGGAAAATCGAAGCCAGAGGCGCGGCGCCCAACATCCCGTCCAGGGTCAATCGCCGTTGGAAAAGCTGCTTCTCGCCCTACCTGTACCGCAGCCGCAACGCTGTGGAGCGCATGTTAGGGCGGTTGAAGGATTTCCGCCGCATTGCCTCTCGATACGATCGCCTCGCCG